In Kitasatospora gansuensis, a genomic segment contains:
- a CDS encoding ABC transporter ATP-binding protein: MSTTTVDKKTAVGATVEFRSLRRAFGATTALDGLDLTINPGELVALLGPSGCGKTTALRILAGFESHDSGQVLVDGEDITGVPAHRRDAGMVFQSYSLFPHLSAADNVAFGLRMRGTGKAERRSRAQELLELVGLPQHADRYPHQLSGGQQQRIALARALALQPRVLLLDEPLSALDAKVRLNLRDEIRRLQQELGITTLFVTHDQEEALSMADRVAVLRAGRLEQCATPSELYARPATAFVAEFVGTMSRIPCVRSGDSVVLFGRPFAVDGTLPYDGELDVLVRPENVGLTASATGPALVVSASFLGSVTRLTVRLADGTEVKADLPTEAAAALPIGSNAELTLPDRPVLVDRRTA; encoded by the coding sequence ATGAGCACCACCACTGTTGACAAGAAGACGGCCGTCGGCGCCACCGTCGAGTTCCGGTCGCTGCGCCGGGCCTTCGGGGCCACCACCGCGCTGGACGGCCTGGACCTGACCATCAACCCGGGCGAGCTGGTGGCCCTGCTCGGTCCGTCCGGCTGCGGCAAGACCACCGCGCTGCGCATCCTGGCCGGCTTCGAGTCGCACGACTCGGGCCAGGTGCTGGTGGACGGCGAGGACATCACCGGGGTGCCCGCGCACCGCCGGGACGCCGGCATGGTGTTCCAGTCCTACAGCCTCTTCCCGCACCTGAGCGCCGCCGACAACGTCGCCTTCGGCCTGCGGATGCGCGGCACCGGCAAGGCCGAACGCCGCAGCCGGGCACAGGAGTTGCTGGAGCTGGTCGGCCTGCCGCAGCACGCCGACCGCTACCCGCACCAGCTCTCCGGCGGCCAGCAGCAGCGGATCGCGCTGGCCCGCGCGCTGGCCCTGCAGCCGCGCGTGCTGCTGCTGGACGAGCCGCTCTCCGCGCTGGACGCCAAGGTCCGGCTGAACCTGCGGGACGAGATCCGGCGCCTGCAGCAGGAGTTGGGCATCACCACCCTGTTCGTGACGCACGATCAGGAGGAGGCGCTGTCGATGGCCGACCGGGTCGCCGTGCTGCGGGCCGGACGGCTCGAGCAGTGCGCCACCCCGTCCGAGCTGTACGCCCGCCCGGCCACCGCGTTCGTCGCGGAGTTCGTCGGCACCATGAGCCGGATCCCGTGTGTCCGCTCCGGCGACTCCGTGGTGCTGTTCGGCCGCCCCTTCGCGGTGGACGGCACCCTGCCCTACGACGGCGAACTCGACGTCCTGGTACGCCCGGAGAACGTCGGCCTGACCGCCTCGGCGACCGGCCCGGCGCTGGTGGTGTCCGCCTCGTTCCTGGGCAGCGTCACCCGGCTCACCGTACGGTTGGCCGACGGCACCGAGGTCAAGGCCGACCTGCCGACCGAGGCCGCCGCCGCGCTGCCGATCGGCAGCAACGCCGAACTCACCCTGCCCGACCGCCCGGTGCTGGTCGACCGCCGCACCGCCTGA
- a CDS encoding HAD family hydrolase: MPEATSEAAKPAARKPAAVLFDMDGTLVDTEHLWWQAAVECAAELDFVLTDADLPEVLGQAVEHTAAHLHRASRTTLSELELAVRLNDSFTDKVAAEVVPRPGALALLAELRDAAVPTALVSASPRRVVDLVLGTLGRDWFAVTLAAEDTPRTKPEPDPYLAAAARLGLDPADCVAVEDTPTGVASAHAAGCAVLAVPSAVPIAAAARITLLDSLEQADLALLAGLTGPR; the protein is encoded by the coding sequence ATGCCTGAAGCCACGTCAGAAGCCGCTAAGCCCGCCGCCCGCAAGCCCGCCGCCGTCCTGTTCGACATGGACGGCACCCTGGTCGACACCGAGCACCTCTGGTGGCAGGCCGCCGTCGAGTGCGCGGCCGAGCTCGACTTCGTCCTGACCGACGCCGACCTGCCCGAGGTGCTCGGGCAGGCCGTCGAGCACACCGCCGCGCACCTGCACCGCGCCAGCCGCACCACGCTCAGCGAGCTCGAACTCGCGGTGCGGCTGAACGACTCGTTCACCGACAAGGTGGCCGCCGAGGTGGTCCCCCGTCCCGGCGCGCTGGCCCTGCTGGCCGAGCTGCGGGACGCCGCCGTGCCGACCGCGCTGGTCTCCGCCTCGCCCCGCCGGGTGGTCGACCTGGTGCTCGGCACGCTGGGCCGGGACTGGTTCGCCGTCACGCTGGCCGCCGAGGACACCCCGCGTACCAAGCCCGAGCCCGACCCCTACCTGGCCGCCGCCGCCCGGCTCGGCCTGGACCCGGCGGACTGCGTGGCGGTCGAGGACACCCCGACCGGGGTCGCCTCGGCGCACGCGGCGGGCTGCGCGGTGCTGGCCGTACCGTCCGCCGTGCCGATCGCCGCCGCCGCGCGGATCACCCTGCTGGACAGCCTGGAGCAGGCCGACCTGGCCCTGCTGGCCGGCCTCACGGGGCCGCGCTGA
- a CDS encoding DMT family transporter, translating to MPYLLLALAIVSEVCATSCLKLTEGFSKLWPSIGVGLGYALSFVLLGRALKHIPVSVAYAVWSGAGTAAVAAIGVVAFGEQLGKAQWIGIALVIVGVVVLNLRSSH from the coding sequence ATGCCGTACCTGCTGCTGGCGCTGGCCATCGTCAGCGAGGTCTGCGCCACCAGCTGCCTCAAACTCACCGAGGGTTTCAGCAAGTTGTGGCCGAGCATCGGGGTGGGCCTGGGCTACGCGCTCTCCTTCGTGCTGCTCGGCCGGGCGCTGAAGCACATCCCGGTCTCGGTGGCGTACGCCGTCTGGTCCGGCGCGGGCACCGCCGCCGTCGCGGCGATCGGCGTGGTGGCCTTCGGGGAGCAGCTCGGCAAGGCGCAGTGGATCGGCATCGCGCTGGTGATCGTCGGCGTAGTGGTGCTCAACCTCCGGAGCAGTCACTGA
- a CDS encoding endonuclease/exonuclease/phosphatase family protein, producing the protein MATGSTLALSTPTSPTEGDRLTFHWATDAPDSKNWVGIYDGTRLPGTGSSLLWKYTPGASGDVQLDTSALTGGPYTAYLLAKDGYGILAQSAPFSFRPKPAPVRPHLAVDALTATPVAPGAAVGVKLGGLWVRAAGAVTFRRTGGVSWLTVSSAGQVTGTAPATALADPAVLTVEAKDTAGNTDTLTLLVPVQAATAPLRLKVAAWNLANAGAAFTDPVEKQLRVVLTQGLDVVALQETAGTAAQTLATALGWYAQQTAGSVGILSRYPLTAASTPALPAVGVTVQLPGGRSVRCWGAHLDETGYGPYAIQDGQTPAQVTAAETASTRGQQATALAAAVKADIATGTPVLLAAGLASPSHLDWTAATGHVLNWPVTVALQNAGLTDAYRAAHPDPVASPGATWSPTRKVRGSKPEPQDRIDQVQYAGPLTLVEAHTLTTGRPQPDPAVTGNEWPSDTAAAVATFAL; encoded by the coding sequence GTGGCGACCGGCAGCACGCTTGCGCTCAGCACTCCGACCAGCCCCACCGAGGGCGACCGGCTCACCTTCCACTGGGCCACCGATGCCCCCGACAGCAAGAACTGGGTCGGCATCTACGACGGCACCCGGCTGCCGGGCACCGGCTCCTCGCTGCTCTGGAAGTACACCCCGGGCGCCTCGGGTGACGTGCAGCTGGACACCTCGGCGCTGACCGGCGGCCCGTACACCGCCTACCTGCTGGCCAAGGACGGCTACGGCATCCTGGCGCAGAGCGCACCGTTCAGCTTCCGGCCCAAGCCCGCGCCGGTCCGCCCGCACCTGGCGGTGGACGCGCTGACCGCCACGCCGGTCGCCCCCGGCGCGGCGGTCGGCGTGAAGCTCGGCGGCCTGTGGGTCAGGGCGGCGGGCGCGGTCACCTTCCGCCGTACCGGCGGGGTCTCCTGGCTGACCGTCAGCTCCGCCGGGCAGGTCACCGGCACCGCCCCGGCGACCGCGCTCGCGGACCCCGCGGTACTCACCGTCGAGGCCAAGGACACGGCGGGCAACACCGACACCCTCACCCTGCTGGTGCCGGTGCAGGCCGCCACCGCACCGCTCCGGCTGAAGGTCGCGGCCTGGAACCTGGCCAACGCGGGCGCCGCCTTCACCGACCCGGTGGAGAAGCAGCTCCGGGTGGTGCTCACCCAGGGCCTGGACGTGGTCGCCCTGCAGGAGACCGCGGGCACCGCCGCGCAGACCCTGGCCACCGCGCTCGGCTGGTACGCCCAGCAGACGGCCGGCAGCGTGGGCATCCTCAGCCGCTACCCGCTGACCGCCGCGAGCACCCCCGCGCTGCCCGCCGTCGGCGTCACCGTCCAGCTGCCGGGCGGCCGTTCGGTCCGCTGCTGGGGCGCGCACCTGGACGAGACCGGGTACGGCCCGTACGCGATCCAGGACGGCCAGACCCCGGCCCAGGTGACGGCGGCCGAGACCGCGTCCACCCGGGGCCAGCAGGCCACCGCGCTGGCCGCCGCCGTCAAGGCCGACATCGCCACCGGCACCCCGGTGCTGCTGGCCGCCGGACTGGCCTCCCCCTCGCACCTGGACTGGACGGCCGCCACCGGCCACGTCCTCAACTGGCCGGTGACGGTGGCCCTGCAGAACGCCGGGCTGACCGACGCCTACCGCGCCGCACACCCCGACCCGGTGGCCTCGCCCGGCGCGACCTGGTCGCCGACCCGCAAGGTGCGCGGCAGCAAGCCCGAGCCGCAGGACCGGATCGACCAGGTCCAGTACGCGGGCCCGCTCACCCTGGTCGAGGCGCACACCCTGACCACCGGCCGCCCGCAGCCCGACCCGGCCGTCACCGGCAACGAATGGCCCTCCGACACCGCCGCCGCCGTCGCGACCTTCGCCCTCTGA
- a CDS encoding phosphocholine-specific phospholipase C: MTEFSRRTFVGATAAAGAAALVGLPAETASAATPGSVGLTGTVADIRHVVILMQENRSFDHYFGTLNGVRGFDDKQALQFPDGGNVFRQPDAGRSDGGVMLPYRMDTSKYNAQNAGGLPHDWATGHQAINNGAMNKWIPAKGERAMGYFTRADVPYQYALADAFTLCDAYFTSLAGPTDPNRLYLWTGTSGPGVDGTTGPWIDNTPVTDNPVADWTTYAERLQDAGVSWRVYHNPSKDERTGDYDDNALSYFKQFHNFPATDPRYINAMTKWDLTAFDQHCKAGTLPTVSWLVAPYLFSEHPAANPNYGAHWVNTALQSLMANPEVWKHTAYVVMYDENDGYFDHMVPPTPEAGTANEFTQGRAIGFGNRVPCWVASPWSRGGWVNSQVFDHTSVLRLLEVVTGVQEPNISAWRRAVSGDLTSCFDFSAPDLSLPTLPDTAALMAKADAAASLPAVKLPAIGAQAMPVQEPGARPHRRLPYRPWADVTVDRATGKVTCTLANSGSVAFPYTVYPNIAYAFAGTPYTVAAGASASYVWDTAATDGRYDFTVHGPDGFVRRFAGSVVPAGQDDVAVPVVTAAVAGSALTLTLTNAGQTAAYFAATPNDFGTPAQSVWVPAQSTRTLNWALDQGRYDVIVTAATGTRFTQRYAGTLH; the protein is encoded by the coding sequence ATGACCGAGTTCAGCCGTCGCACCTTCGTCGGGGCCACCGCGGCCGCCGGCGCCGCCGCCCTGGTCGGCCTGCCCGCCGAGACCGCCTCCGCCGCCACCCCCGGCTCCGTCGGGCTCACCGGCACGGTCGCCGACATCCGGCACGTGGTGATCCTGATGCAGGAGAACCGCAGCTTCGACCACTACTTCGGCACCCTGAACGGCGTCCGGGGCTTCGACGACAAGCAGGCGCTCCAGTTCCCGGACGGCGGCAACGTGTTCCGCCAGCCCGACGCGGGCCGCAGCGACGGCGGCGTGATGCTGCCGTACCGGATGGACACCAGCAAGTACAACGCGCAGAACGCCGGCGGCCTCCCGCACGACTGGGCCACCGGCCACCAGGCGATCAACAACGGCGCGATGAACAAGTGGATCCCGGCCAAGGGCGAGCGCGCGATGGGCTACTTCACCCGCGCCGACGTGCCCTACCAGTACGCGCTGGCCGACGCGTTCACGCTCTGCGACGCCTACTTCACCTCGCTGGCCGGGCCGACCGACCCGAACCGGCTCTACCTGTGGACCGGCACCTCGGGCCCCGGCGTGGACGGCACCACCGGCCCGTGGATCGACAACACCCCGGTCACCGACAACCCGGTGGCCGACTGGACCACCTACGCCGAGCGGCTGCAGGACGCCGGGGTGAGCTGGCGGGTCTACCACAACCCGAGCAAGGACGAGCGGACCGGCGACTACGACGACAACGCGCTCTCCTACTTCAAGCAGTTCCACAACTTCCCGGCCACCGACCCGCGTTACATCAACGCGATGACCAAGTGGGACCTGACCGCCTTCGACCAGCACTGCAAGGCGGGCACCCTGCCCACGGTCTCCTGGCTGGTCGCCCCGTACCTGTTCAGCGAGCACCCGGCGGCCAACCCCAACTACGGGGCGCACTGGGTGAACACCGCGCTCCAGTCGCTGATGGCCAACCCCGAGGTGTGGAAGCACACGGCCTACGTGGTGATGTACGACGAGAACGACGGCTACTTCGACCACATGGTGCCGCCCACCCCCGAGGCGGGCACCGCGAACGAGTTCACCCAGGGCCGGGCGATCGGTTTCGGCAACCGGGTGCCGTGCTGGGTCGCCTCGCCGTGGTCGCGCGGCGGCTGGGTCAACTCCCAGGTGTTCGACCACACTTCGGTACTCCGGCTGCTCGAGGTGGTGACCGGCGTGCAGGAGCCGAACATCTCCGCCTGGCGACGGGCCGTCAGCGGCGACCTGACCAGCTGCTTCGACTTCAGCGCCCCCGACCTCTCGCTGCCCACCCTGCCGGACACCGCCGCGCTGATGGCCAAGGCGGACGCCGCCGCTTCCCTGCCGGCCGTCAAGCTCCCCGCGATCGGCGCCCAGGCGATGCCCGTCCAGGAGCCCGGCGCCCGCCCGCACCGCCGCCTGCCGTACCGGCCGTGGGCCGACGTCACGGTCGACCGGGCCACCGGCAAGGTCACCTGCACGCTGGCCAACTCCGGTTCGGTGGCCTTCCCCTACACGGTCTACCCGAACATCGCGTACGCCTTCGCGGGCACCCCGTACACCGTCGCCGCCGGTGCCTCCGCGAGCTACGTCTGGGACACCGCCGCCACCGACGGCCGGTACGACTTCACCGTGCACGGGCCGGACGGCTTCGTCCGCCGGTTCGCGGGGTCGGTGGTGCCGGCCGGGCAGGACGACGTGGCCGTCCCGGTGGTGACCGCCGCCGTGGCCGGTTCCGCGCTGACCCTGACCCTCACCAACGCGGGGCAGACGGCCGCCTACTTCGCCGCCACCCCGAACGACTTCGGCACCCCGGCGCAGTCCGTCTGGGTCCCGGCCCAGTCCACCCGCACCCTGAACTGGGCGCTGGACCAAGGCCGTTACGACGTCATCGTGACCGCCGCCACCGGCACCCGGTTCACCCAGCGCTACGCGGGCACCCTGCACTGA
- a CDS encoding 3'-5' exonuclease has translation MDRTAGLLNVVDIEATCWEGMPPVGAVSEIIEIGLTVVDLDSGQRVGRHRIVVRPARSSVSAFCTRLTGLTQAEVDAGVSFTEACRQLAAAHDTGRLPWASWGDYDRNQFTRQCRSTRVEYPFGQHHVNAKAVFTEVYGLRKRPGMAQALEIAGLPLEGRHHRGEDDAWNIGALVLDLAARGGWPDPPSAR, from the coding sequence ATGGACAGGACGGCCGGACTGCTGAACGTGGTGGACATCGAGGCGACCTGCTGGGAGGGCATGCCCCCGGTGGGCGCGGTGAGCGAGATCATCGAGATCGGCCTCACCGTGGTCGACCTCGACAGCGGGCAGCGGGTGGGGCGGCACCGGATCGTGGTGCGCCCCGCCCGCTCCTCGGTCAGCGCCTTCTGCACCCGGCTGACCGGCCTGACCCAGGCCGAGGTGGACGCCGGGGTGAGCTTCACCGAGGCGTGCCGGCAGCTGGCCGCCGCACACGACACCGGCCGCCTCCCGTGGGCAAGTTGGGGCGACTACGACCGCAACCAGTTCACCCGCCAGTGCCGGTCCACCCGGGTCGAGTACCCCTTCGGACAGCACCACGTGAACGCCAAGGCCGTCTTCACCGAGGTGTACGGGCTGCGCAAACGCCCCGGCATGGCCCAGGCCCTGGAGATCGCCGGCCTCCCCTTGGAAGGCCGGCACCACCGGGGCGAGGACGACGCCTGGAACATCGGCGCGCTGGTCCTCGACCTGGCGGCCCGGGGCGGCTGGCCCGACCCGCCGTCGGCGCGCTGA
- a CDS encoding DUF3224 domain-containing protein has protein sequence MRASSTFTVKSFVPAELTIDPVVETALPVGVAIMEKQYEGEAAGRSATVFTGAYDQAAGVGTYLAMESFEGTLNGRSGAFNFVHSMTTAGAEPTDRFFLIVPSSGTGDLTGITGAGGLQVDADGTHRIWFDYEL, from the coding sequence ATGAGAGCTTCCAGCACCTTCACCGTGAAGAGCTTCGTCCCGGCCGAGCTGACGATCGATCCGGTCGTGGAGACCGCGCTGCCGGTCGGCGTCGCGATCATGGAGAAGCAGTACGAGGGCGAGGCGGCGGGCCGTTCGGCCACCGTCTTCACCGGCGCGTACGACCAGGCGGCCGGGGTCGGCACCTACCTGGCGATGGAGTCCTTCGAGGGCACCCTGAACGGCCGCTCCGGCGCGTTCAACTTCGTCCACTCGATGACCACCGCGGGCGCCGAGCCGACCGACCGCTTCTTCCTGATCGTCCCCTCCAGCGGCACCGGCGACCTGACGGGCATCACCGGCGCCGGCGGCCTCCAGGTGGACGCCGACGGCACCCACCGGATCTGGTTCGACTACGAGCTCTGA
- a CDS encoding RidA family protein: protein MSQLVRIGDPAGVAPSGRYSHVVVGSGRQVFVSGQVAFDEQGKLVGEGDALAQARQVFGNIGRCLAAAGAGFEHLAKLTVFVTDIGYLPAVRTAWDEALGSAHAPASSAVQVAGLFQPGLLVEIEAYAVVPEAGQSS from the coding sequence ATGTCTCAGCTCGTCCGTATCGGTGACCCGGCCGGGGTCGCTCCCAGTGGCCGGTACAGCCACGTGGTGGTCGGCAGTGGTCGGCAGGTGTTCGTGTCCGGGCAGGTGGCCTTCGACGAGCAGGGGAAGCTGGTGGGGGAGGGGGATGCGCTGGCGCAGGCGCGGCAGGTGTTCGGGAACATCGGGCGGTGTCTGGCGGCGGCCGGGGCCGGGTTCGAGCATCTGGCGAAGCTGACCGTTTTCGTCACCGACATCGGGTACCTGCCGGCCGTCCGGACGGCGTGGGACGAGGCGCTGGGGAGCGCGCATGCCCCGGCCAGTTCGGCCGTTCAGGTGGCCGGGCTGTTCCAGCCGGGGCTGCTGGTGGAGATCGAGGCGTACGCCGTCGTCCCGGAGGCGGGTCAGAGCTCGTAG